CGAACGAATCGGAATTGTTCGCAGAGAAATAGTCGAGACCCTGCAGGACTCCAATGGCGTGCATCGCTGCCGGGTCGAGACCGATTTCATCGAGTTGAGGAGAGTCAACGATCTTTACGAGTTCAGGAATGAGATCGTCTCGGTTTTCTTCGATGAGCAACCTTTGGGCATGGAGTCGGACGAGATAAGACGTGTTGCGGAGTGCATCGATCAGCCCGGCGCCGTCGGTGCGATCAAGGACTGGAAACGCGGTTGAGGGCGAGTCTTGATGAACGACGCGGTAAATGCGTCCATGTTTCTTGTCTCGCAGATCACTCTCGTAGGCGCGGCCTTTTCCCGTCTCGAAACCTTGTGGAGTTGGATTGTGTTGGACGATGTAGTTGTACCAGTCGAGGAACCACACGTTTCCATCGGGTCCAACTTCAGCTGCGATCGGAGCGGACCACTCATCATCGCTGGCGACCAGATTCAGCGGGCTGGTCGATGTGTAGCCGGCTCCATCAGGTTTCAGGACGAATGTCCCGATCAGCTTCCCGGTCGGTCCGCAGACAAAAGCTGTTCGGTTCCACCATTGTTGAGGGTAATTCCGTCCGGTGTACAAAGCGTGTCCGGCAGCTGCAGTGTACCCACCATGCTGATCGACTTGACGAATACGATCGGTAATTGGATTGAAGAGATACGTGTCCGCGATCGTTCTGAGCTGTTGTGGGCCCCAACCGCGAACGCGTTCGTAATACCTGTTGGGAATTGGCATGAAGACACTCGGATTGCGATTCGCTGTCGAACCGAAAACAAGCCCTTCCTCGCTGATGCCGAGTCCCCAGGTGTTGTTGTCAGTGGAGCGAATGAATTCGAGGTCCGTGACTTTCGGCGGTTCAGAGTTATCGAGACGAAATCTCCAGAATCCCATACGGAAACCGGGTTGTTTCTCTCCTGTTGCTTCGATCACTGGTTCGGAATCGTTGTATCCCTGCATACCCCAGAACCAGTTGTCGATTCCGTATCGAAGCTGGCTGACTCCGCCGTGTGTGTCGACGAGTGCCCAGTTCGAAATAATGACGTCTCGCTGATCGGCGACGTCATCGCCGTCGGTGTCTTTCAACCAAAGCGTTTCTGTTCCGTTCTGAACAATCGCTCCGCCGTTGTGAAAGGTGATCGAAGTTGGAATGCTCAGGTTTTCGGCAAAGACGGTGAACTTGTCGGCCTGACCATCCTGGTCTGTGTCTTCACAGATTCGGATTCGGTCGCGACCTTTGTTTTCCGGCATCAACTCGTTGGGATAGTCGATTGTCTCGCAAACCCACAATCGGCCGCGCTCATCCCAGTTCATGGCGATCGGTTTGCCGACCAGCCCGGAGTAAGTTCGTTCGCTGTCGTTGTCATTCGTGAACTGTTCAGAGGCAAAGAGTTCGAGGTGAAAGCCTTCCGGAGCCACGTAGTGCTTCATCGACTCTTCTGCTGGTACTGGGGCCTGCATGGTGGTCAAAGCTTCCCCGAGCGTTCCCCATTTGTCCGAAGGAACGTAGTTCGGAATCTTGGCTCCAACGTCGATGTAGTCGAATGGGGCAAGGTCTTCAGTGAGTGAGGTCATCTCCGGAACATCAAATCGCTGCGTGTCCGTGAAAGCGCCAGCGAGTTGCGGATCGTCGCCGCAAGCCCATCGAATTCCACGCTCGACGAGGTTGTGAAACCCGGGATGACCCCAGGTTCGATCGTCGTGTCCCCAAGCAGTGTAAAAGACACGTCCGTCGCCGTGGGTTCGAGTCCACGTCCAAGGTTCCTCGGTATTTCCGTCGGCCTGCATTCCCTGACGTCGAACTTCGACAACGTTTCTGTTCTCGGTGTTGTGCAAGTGGTGAACGTAGGTCTCGTCCCAGCTTTCAAAGCCTGAGAACCCCTGCATGAGAGGAATGTCTGGTTCTACGATGACGGTTGAGAATTCTTCGCCGCCGTGCTTCAGGAACTGGCCGCCCATCAAGGCCACGATTCGGGGATCGTTCCGGAAGCAATAGGTCGCACAGTGAAGAGGAATGAAACCCTTTCCATTCGCGACATACTTCAGTAAGGCATCCGCCTGGTCCTTTTCGATTTGGTCAATGTTGGCGTAAACAATGAGACCGTCGAATTGATTGAGCGTCGACTCGTTCAAGTTTTTGACGTCGTCTGTGTATTTGAGTTCGATTCCGCGTTCGCTGAGCACAGGAGCAAGTTGCGCGAATCGGTCGGCAGGACGATGAGCCCCATTGTCGCCGAGGAAGAGGAGTTCGAGATCTTTGCCCGATGCTGATGATGCGGTCAGCAGGCAAAGCACCATCAAACTTAAGGTGAGAACGAATCGATCGCGCATGAGAGTGTCCGTTGTGAAAGTGAACGTAACAATTCGCCGATGCTGACGATGGACCTGCCAGCATCGGCGTTTGTGAAGTGGGTTTACTGGCCGAGAGTGAACTCAGGCAGAGGCACAATTTTTCCGCCTTGCGAAGCTGACTCGTGTGCACAGATTCCGACACACGTCCAGTTCGCGCTTGTGACCGCGTTCGGCCATGGATCTCGGTCTTCGATGAGAGCACTCGTGAATTCATGAACGAGATGCGGATGCGAACCCCCGTGACCGCCGCCTTGAACGAACGAGAGGTGTCCCGCATCGTGAATTTCTTCAGGCAGCGTAAAGCGTCGAATTTCTTCCGGAAGCAGTTCTGCAAAGTCAGGGACTTCGATTTTCTCTGGAATCTCAGGCTCTGGTTTTTTTGCTGTGTGCAGAACGTGTGGTTCGTTTTCGATGAGCGTCCACTCGAAACTCTTCTTGGTTCCGTAGACGTCAAAACTCTCACGATACTGTCGTGCGACATCGTACAGGAATCGCCAGATATGCGCGGTCAGATCTGTGTCTTTGATCTTGATGTGACAGGTTTCGACGGCGAATGAGTTTCCGGATTTTTGAGCGATGTCATCACGAACGGTTCCCGAACCGAAGCAGCTGACATACTCAGCCAACCCGTTGACCAGCCCCAGGCAAGGACTCACGACATGCGTTGCGTAATGCATGGGAATCATCTTTTCCCAATAGCTTGGCCAGCCATCCATGTCTTGTGGGTGTGAAGCGGCGAGGTGCTGAATCTTCCCGAGTTCTCCATCTTCGAACATCTTCTTGATGAAGAGGAACTCGCGACTGTAGACGACGGTTTCCGCCATCATGTATTTCAGGCCCGTCTCTTTGACCTTTTCCACGATCTGTCGACACTCGTCGATGGTGGTCGCCATCGGGACGGTACACATGACGTGCTTGCCAGCATCGAGAGCTTTCAGCGACATCCACGCGTGGTCAGGAATTGGGCTGTTGATGTGAACGAAGTCGATTTCCTGATCGGCCAGAACGTCGTCATAGTCCGTGTACCGCTTGGGGATTCCAAACTGCTCGCCCGACTTTTGAAGCTCAGCTTCATTTCGTCGGCAGATTGCCAGGACATTTGTGTTGGGATGGGCTTGATAGATCGGGATGAATTCGGCACCGAATCCCAATCCAATCATGGCAACATTGACGGTCTTACTCATGAAGTTTTCTTTCTATTCGTTCTCGATGACTGTCGGGCGCGTCATCAATTCCGTCCCGAGAGTCGGCGAAGGGAAATCGTTCACTCAATTCGGCGCGAACGTTCACTCCAATCTATTGTGGCAACCCATCCAAGTTCGTCCATGAGATTCCGCGCAGGATTGTTGAGATATTTTACGTTGTCTAGAATGGGCGAGTCGAACTTCGGTTCAGAACGAATTTGCTGCTCACAATCTGAGTCGCTGCAGAACATTTTTCTTGGTCGGTCACTACCAGTCGAAGATCGATTGATGTGATGATTTGCTTGAAGTTGCAATAAGTTGAATGTCGTGAGAGCTTCCCGGTTAAGTCCGCGATAATCTCCGAATTGTTTGAATCGATCGAACGTGTATTGGTCTTTCCAACATCTGGAAACTCACTTCTTTTCGTTCAGATGGGTTTGTTGTTGAGCTATTTCTCCGAGAAAAAATGAACGATCGCCGAGCGGTTGCACTGTTGATTGAAACGTCGAATGCCTACGCTCGCGGGCTGTTGGAAGGAATCGTCGAATGGATTCGCCAGCACAATGCATGGTCGATCTATCTACCGGAGCAAATGCGCGGGGCTGATCCTCCGACCTGGCTTTCTCGCTGGAAGGGGGATGGAATCATTGCCCGCATCGAAACACAGGCGATTGCCGCGGCGGTCAGAAAGAGTCGACTGCCGGTCGTGGACGTGAGTGCCGCGAGGCTCGTCCCGGAAATTCCATGGGTGGAGACGAATGATCAATCGATCGCCGAACTCGCAGCTCAGCATCTTCTGGATCGAGGGTTTCAACACTTCGGCTTCTGCGGAGATCCAGGTTTTCAGTGGTCAACGCTGCGTGAGACGCACTTTGTGGAAGCCATTCAGAGATCTAAACTAGGCTGTTCCGTTCATCGATCCATCGCTCAGTACGATCCGAGATACTCCTGGAATCGTGAGAAGCAACGCCTGATTCATTGGCTCAAGAAACTGCCTCGACCGGTCGGGATCATGTGTTGTTACGATGTGAAAGCGCAGCAGTTGCTCGATGTTTGCCGCGAACTGGACGTCGCAGTCCCTGAAGAAGTGGCCGTCGTCGGCGTCGACAATGATCATCTGCTGTGTGAACTTTCTGATCCTCCATTGTCGAGTGTGGCACCGGATGCTCGACAAACTGGTTTCGAAGCTGCGGAGCTATTAAATCGGATGATGTCAGGGGACTGCGTCGATTCAGATCCTCGGTTTATCGAACCGCTGGGGATTGAAGTTCGCCAGTCGAGCGATGTCCTGGCAATCGAAGATCATGAGATCGCCGCAGCTGTGCGGTTCATTCGAGAGAACGCAACCTCGGGAATTCAGGTGGCTGACGTTCTTCGGGAAGTTCCGCTTTCACGCCGCGCACTCGAAGGAAGGTTTGTAAAAATCCTCGGCCGGACTCCTCATCAGGAAATCATGAGACTCCGCATCGACCGCGTGAAACGACTGCTATTGGAAACTGATCGAACACTGAGCGACATCGCGCGTGCGGTCGGGTTCGAGCATGTTGAATATCTTTCTGTGGCATTCAAACGCGAAGTCGGGACAACGCCGAAGGAATTTCGAAAGGGACGCACCAGTAAGAAGTGATGAGTGGGAGTCAGCGATTCTTTGTGACGCACTCTTCGATCGATGACTCTGTCACACAATTTGAGATTTCCCGCAACGCTCAAGTTGCTCTACGATGTAGAAAGTGATTTCAAGTAAAGTGAAACTCCCTACTTCCGTCCGTTATTGAATCGGCTGAATCCCAGAACATGGCATCCCAACTGGATATTTGTGCGGACCTGATTGCTCAGGTGAGCAATGCGGTTTCACTGCTTGACAGGCAGATTGGTTCGTTTGAACTCACGTCTTTGGATCGTCGTGATTGGTATGAGCTGCTGCATCAGAAGCTTCTTCCACAACTCGGGCAGGAAGCATTTCTAATCGTCGCGGTCGTTGGAGGAACGAACATTGGTAAAAGTGTTGTGTTCAATCACGTCGCCGGTGACCGCTTGAGTGCAACGAGTCCATTGGCTTCAGGGACAAAGCATCCGACAGCCATTTTACCTCGAGGCTTTTCCTCGAATCATAACTTATCGAAGCTGTTCCCCGGGTTCCGAGTCTCGGAATGGGTCGATGCTGATGCTCCGTTGGCTGAGAATCCCGAACATCTCTTGTATTGGCGGGAGAGTGAAAGTCTCCCGGAGAATCTGGTCGTGCTCGACACTCCGGATGTCGATAGCGTCGCCGAGGTCAACTGGGAGCGGGCGGATCATATTCGTCTGAGTGCGGATGTTCTGCTTGCAGTGCTCACTCAGCAGAAATACAACGACTCCGCAGTGAAAGAATTCTTCCGCAAAGCATCCGACGAGGGAAAACTCGTCATTGTGATTTTCAATCAGGTTCTGTTGCCTGAAGATGGTGAATACTGGCCGCTCTGGTTGAAAACGTTTGAGGCAGAAACCGGATTGAATCCTCATTCTGTGTATATTGCTCCCAATGACCGCCGGGCTGCCGAATCGAATGCGCTACCGTTTTACGAACAGAAGTGGCCGCAGGAGGAAGGCGACTACAAAACTGATCTGACTGAGAGAAACTTGCTTCGCGATCTTTCGGAACTCCGTTTTTCTGAAATCAAGCTGCAAACGCTTGAGGGGGCGATTGAACACCTCTGCAGCCCCGAAGTTGGCATTCCGTCGTGGCTTGGTGAAGTTCGACGTCGCGGAGCGGAGTTTGGAGAAGCTCTCAATCTAATGTCAGCCCAGCGACTCGTTGAAGTCGACCGATGGCCGGGACTGCCCAACTCGGTGATGATTCGGAAGATTCGAGAGTGGTGGGCACGCCAGCGGGAAGGATGGTCACGCAGCGTCCACGGTTTCTATCATGCGGTCGGAACAGCTGTGGCGTATCCCGTCAAACTCTTGATGGAGACCAAGGGCAATTCTGTTTCCCCCATCGAAGAATACAGAGCCAGAGAATGGGAGGTCATTCTTCAGGCACTTGAGAATACACTCGAACGACTTTCGTGGCTGGAAGAACTCGACAATCCTCGGCTGAGCCCCAAGCTGAAAGAAATTCTGGGCGGGAAGTCTCGTGCAGAGTTGATCGAGAAGTTCCGACTCGATCACCAAGCTCTCGACTTCGAACGGATTCTCGACGAGATGATCAATCGTCAATTGAGTGGGTTTCGCGAAGAGAGTCCGGAGTCGTACAAGCTCTTTCGACGCATCGATACGCTGGCCGCTGCCGCTCGTCCGGCTGTCAGTGTCGGGCTGTTTATGACAGGAGTCGGACCCGTGGGCGACGTCTTATACCCCGCCGTGGCTGACACTGCGATGCAGGGGATGTTTCATCTGGCGACGGATGCGGTCGGTGGAACAGTGGTGACGGCGGTCGGTGACAAAGTCATCACTGAAGGAGCGTCCACGAGCGCTGGTTATCTGGAATCAAAGTTTCGTCGGCTTCACACGCAATTTGCACAACAACGTGCGGAATGGCTCGCGAGTGAGCTCGAACGTCATCTCTTCGGAAATCTCCCGGAAGAGCTCGCTCGGGCGGCGAAAATCGGAGAGACGCCGGAATTTAAACGGGTTGAAAAGTTGGTCAATGAGTTGCGGCATCTACTGGCCACAACATCAGTTCAGAATTCCTGAGGCATCGCTGTCTTAAGGCGATTCGATTGCGGATGCTTCTGCGCCGTAGGGGTGTTCGAGTTCCCAGTCTTTCCAGAACTCGTCGGGGCGTACGCTCTTCCAGTTTGCCAGTGCTGATCCGACGTGCGTGAAGAAGGTGTACCGAGCCGCGATTTGCTCGTCAGTCATGTCGAGCGTCGTCGCAATAATCCAGTCGACTGCTCGTTGCAGCTGATCATCGGGAAGCAGAAGTTCTTTGGGAGCGATTGATTGCCACTCCAGGTGATGCCCGGTTGAGATGATTTTCTGATAGATCGGTTCGTCGAGAGGATCGAGAACAGCCGCTGCACCATCGGGCCAGTTCGAAGGCCAGCTTCCGTCTTCGAATTGCGATCCGATGAGCATGTCTCGAGTTCGTGTGAGAAACTGCCAGACATCATTCCGCGTTTGTTCCGAAAGGATCTCGGTCTCTTCGTCAATGCGTAATAGCACTACCAGCGAATAGACGCGATGGGTTCCGCTGCACACGCCGTATTGTTTGTGGCCTCGCATCAGCCGCTTCGCGATGAGGTCGAATGAATACTCGCGACCGTCTCCCCCCTGCCAAGTTCGGACTGGCGGAATCCATAGCCCAAAGGCCATGGCTGTCCATTCAACTTCTCGCTCATCCAGTCGAAAGTCAGCCAGCGCTTCGTGAATGACATCGCGAATTGTGTCTCCGCGACGGGACGGACCATAGACCGGAGTATCAATCGAAACACCTGCTTCGGTGAGGCTGGCGAGAAGATGGTCATGGTGATACGAGGCACACTTGTCAGCTCCCCAGCGAATTCGAACACCCGACGTTTTCTCCTCGAGAAGTGGGCGAATCGATTTTCCCCACGATTCGAGGTAGGCATTGTGATCGGTCAGAAACAACAGCATCTCTTGTCCGGAAACTGCTTCCGGGTCTTGAAACTCTGCTTCGACTGACCACGTCCTCAGAGCATGTTCGATGAAGTTGGGCTTCATCTGTTCTCGACTAAATCGTGGAACAATTCTTTCGAGAACGCTCGCAAGTTCCTCGTCGCTGACCCAGTCTGGCCGATCGTAGAGCGGCGAGATTCGGTTTGGGTATTCTCGTTCGATGGGAACGACGATCGGGGCAGATTGTTTCAGAATCTGTTCATGGACAATCTGTCGGTTCGGGCTTCCGCTCATGATGTAAGCGGTCCCGAAAGCGATCAGTACGAAAGCTTGAACGGCAATCAAACGAGTGTCAGAGCGTTTTCTTTT
The sequence above is drawn from the Thalassoglobus sp. JC818 genome and encodes:
- a CDS encoding PVC-type heme-binding CxxCH protein translates to MRDRFVLTLSLMVLCLLTASSASGKDLELLFLGDNGAHRPADRFAQLAPVLSERGIELKYTDDVKNLNESTLNQFDGLIVYANIDQIEKDQADALLKYVANGKGFIPLHCATYCFRNDPRIVALMGGQFLKHGGEEFSTVIVEPDIPLMQGFSGFESWDETYVHHLHNTENRNVVEVRRQGMQADGNTEEPWTWTRTHGDGRVFYTAWGHDDRTWGHPGFHNLVERGIRWACGDDPQLAGAFTDTQRFDVPEMTSLTEDLAPFDYIDVGAKIPNYVPSDKWGTLGEALTTMQAPVPAEESMKHYVAPEGFHLELFASEQFTNDNDSERTYSGLVGKPIAMNWDERGRLWVCETIDYPNELMPENKGRDRIRICEDTDQDGQADKFTVFAENLSIPTSITFHNGGAIVQNGTETLWLKDTDGDDVADQRDVIISNWALVDTHGGVSQLRYGIDNWFWGMQGYNDSEPVIEATGEKQPGFRMGFWRFRLDNSEPPKVTDLEFIRSTDNNTWGLGISEEGLVFGSTANRNPSVFMPIPNRYYERVRGWGPQQLRTIADTYLFNPITDRIRQVDQHGGYTAAAGHALYTGRNYPQQWWNRTAFVCGPTGKLIGTFVLKPDGAGYTSTSPLNLVASDDEWSAPIAAEVGPDGNVWFLDWYNYIVQHNPTPQGFETGKGRAYESDLRDKKHGRIYRVVHQDSPSTAFPVLDRTDGAGLIDALRNTSYLVRLHAQRLLIEENRDDLIPELVKIVDSPQLDEIGLDPAAMHAIGVLQGLDYFSANNSDSFALLERSLNHPAAGVRRLALQSLPVANESVQLIESSGVLADENAQVRLAALLALSDQNTQDRAGKLVAERLFVGGDVNDQWLADAMTSAAAVHAVPFLERAAEVGTQISNDSPESLAKRQEVLRIVSEHFTRGRPSAEELETVLPATAQLNSELSSAVLTGLTEGWPSDYQLEPTEQLEQSMIALVQSIPNDVKGRVIRLANLLGSDALSKYADEIVQALLSTIRDDRQSIENRLSAINELIAFQNKSDQAVSQLLDLITPQSPPEFSTGIMNALMNSTAETIGQQLAGRLSAFTPSIREAAIRVLLARPETTIAFLDGVEAGQIPFSDLSLDQKRALTDHPSRPIRRRSREIMEAGGGLPNADRQKVIEDLLSVTHMKGDVELGKAVFTKHCAKCHKHGDLGEEIGPNLTGMVVHPKEELLVHILDPSRSVEGNFRLYTVVTIEGRIFSGMMAAESRTSIELIDTDAKRRTLPREDIEELLASPKSLMPEGFEKQMTPEELGNLLEFLTNKGKYVPIDLRKIATIASTTPMFYGVSPVERLVFPDWKPKVFNSVPFLLVDPKGTEVPNVVMLNGPLGDIPPKMPRQVEFPVHSPVKSIHVLGGIGGWSFPAHQEKTTSVLMKLTYSDGTTEDIELKNGVHFADYVRRVDVEQSEFAYNLDGRQVRYFQIQPARSDLAVERIELIKGEDGTAPIFMAITVETP
- a CDS encoding Gfo/Idh/MocA family oxidoreductase; protein product: MSKTVNVAMIGLGFGAEFIPIYQAHPNTNVLAICRRNEAELQKSGEQFGIPKRYTDYDDVLADQEIDFVHINSPIPDHAWMSLKALDAGKHVMCTVPMATTIDECRQIVEKVKETGLKYMMAETVVYSREFLFIKKMFEDGELGKIQHLAASHPQDMDGWPSYWEKMIPMHYATHVVSPCLGLVNGLAEYVSCFGSGTVRDDIAQKSGNSFAVETCHIKIKDTDLTAHIWRFLYDVARQYRESFDVYGTKKSFEWTLIENEPHVLHTAKKPEPEIPEKIEVPDFAELLPEEIRRFTLPEEIHDAGHLSFVQGGGHGGSHPHLVHEFTSALIEDRDPWPNAVTSANWTCVGICAHESASQGGKIVPLPEFTLGQ
- a CDS encoding DNA-binding transcriptional regulator, whose translation is MNDRRAVALLIETSNAYARGLLEGIVEWIRQHNAWSIYLPEQMRGADPPTWLSRWKGDGIIARIETQAIAAAVRKSRLPVVDVSAARLVPEIPWVETNDQSIAELAAQHLLDRGFQHFGFCGDPGFQWSTLRETHFVEAIQRSKLGCSVHRSIAQYDPRYSWNREKQRLIHWLKKLPRPVGIMCCYDVKAQQLLDVCRELDVAVPEEVAVVGVDNDHLLCELSDPPLSSVAPDARQTGFEAAELLNRMMSGDCVDSDPRFIEPLGIEVRQSSDVLAIEDHEIAAAVRFIRENATSGIQVADVLREVPLSRRALEGRFVKILGRTPHQEIMRLRIDRVKRLLLETDRTLSDIARAVGFEHVEYLSVAFKREVGTTPKEFRKGRTSKK
- a CDS encoding GTPase, producing MASQLDICADLIAQVSNAVSLLDRQIGSFELTSLDRRDWYELLHQKLLPQLGQEAFLIVAVVGGTNIGKSVVFNHVAGDRLSATSPLASGTKHPTAILPRGFSSNHNLSKLFPGFRVSEWVDADAPLAENPEHLLYWRESESLPENLVVLDTPDVDSVAEVNWERADHIRLSADVLLAVLTQQKYNDSAVKEFFRKASDEGKLVIVIFNQVLLPEDGEYWPLWLKTFEAETGLNPHSVYIAPNDRRAAESNALPFYEQKWPQEEGDYKTDLTERNLLRDLSELRFSEIKLQTLEGAIEHLCSPEVGIPSWLGEVRRRGAEFGEALNLMSAQRLVEVDRWPGLPNSVMIRKIREWWARQREGWSRSVHGFYHAVGTAVAYPVKLLMETKGNSVSPIEEYRAREWEVILQALENTLERLSWLEELDNPRLSPKLKEILGGKSRAELIEKFRLDHQALDFERILDEMINRQLSGFREESPESYKLFRRIDTLAAAARPAVSVGLFMTGVGPVGDVLYPAVADTAMQGMFHLATDAVGGTVVTAVGDKVITEGASTSAGYLESKFRRLHTQFAQQRAEWLASELERHLFGNLPEELARAAKIGETPEFKRVEKLVNELRHLLATTSVQNS